Within the Gloeobacter kilaueensis JS1 genome, the region CACGTAGCCGTGGGCGGCCAGGTAGCGGCCCAGGTAATCGTAGGAATCTTTTGATCCGCCGGAACCGTGGGAAAAAAGCACCACCGGAAAGACGCCCTCCGGCGATGGATAAAAGATCTTGACGGGCACCTCCCGACTGCGCTTCCCATCGACCAGTTCCAACGCCTCGATCACACCCACTTCGCTCATTTGCATGTCCGCTCGATCTTGAGAGCTTTGCGATCTCCCAGCTTAAAGCAATGGAGCCAGCCGGTATGATACGGGAGATGGCAGTCTGGGAGGTAACGGCGATGAAACTGGTGATTGGCAGCGACCACGGCGCTTACGAACTCAAAGAAGAACTCAAGCAGTGGCTCAGCGCCCACGACTACAGCTTTGAAGACGTCGGTACCTTCAACGGCGAGCGCTGCGACTATCCCCAGGTAGCAAGGACCGTCGCCCAAAAAATTCAATCCGGGGAGGCCAACCGTGGCATTCTCCTCTGCGGCACCGGCATCGGCATCTCGATCGCCGCCAACAAATTTGCCGGTATCCGGGCCGCCCTTGCCCACGACCACTACACAGCCAAGATGAGCCGCGAGCACAACGACGCCAACGTGCTTGCCATGGGCGGGCGGGTGCTCGGCCCCGAAGTCGCCAAGGATGTGCTCGCCACCTGGCTCACTACCGAGTTCGAGGGCGAACGCCACCAGCGCCGCCTCGATCAGATCCAGAGCTTCGAGACAGTCCAGACCCGCCAACCGGTCCCCAGTTGAAGCGATTCCGCTTGAAAGAGCAGGAGGCTGTGCAATGACGATGCGTCGCCGGACTGTCTTAGCAGGGTTAAGTGCCAGCGGTGCAGCTCTCACCCGCACGACCGCCGAAGCAGGCTCCGTTCCTCGCGCCCGCAACGTTGTGCTGGTGCACGGTGCCTACGCGGACGGCTCCAGCTGGGCGGACGTTATCGGCCTTCTGCAGCGCGAAGGGCTGAAAGTCGCATCGGTCCAAAATCCGCTGACCTCGCTGGCTGACGATGTCGCAGCGACACGGCGCGTACTCGCCCTGCAGGACGGTCCAACCGTTCTTGCGGCTCATTCCTGGGGAGGAACCGTCATCTCTGAGGCCGGTATGGACCCGAAAGTTTCTGCCCTCGTCTACGTTGCTGCCCGTGCGCCGGACGCCAACGAAGACTATGCAGCCCTGGCCAAACGCTTCCCCACTCCGCCCGCCAATGCTGGCCTCGTCTACTCGGGAGGCTTTGGCCAGTTGAGCGAGGAGGCATTTCTTCGTGACTTTGCCGGTGGCGTCGATCCGGCGAGAGCGCAGGTGCTTTACGCAGTTCAGGGACGCATCTCCGACGAGCTGTTTAGTGGCAAGACGACGGTGGCCGCCTGGCGATCGAAGCCGTGCTGGTACGCTGTATCCAGGCAGGACCGGACCACCGCGCCGGAGCTTGAGCGCTTTCTCGCCGAACGGATGAAGGCGAAGACCATCGAACTCAACTCCAGTCATCTGTCCCTCGTTACCCAGCCGCAAGCGATCGCTAACCTGATCTTGGAGGCAGCAGGACTACGAGGGTGAGCATGATTGGTCGTTGTTCGTTCCAGTGGCCGGCTTGAAGCCCCTAAAGCAGCGGTGCTATCATTGGCAGGCTGGGCACGTCGCCTAGTGGATATGGCACCTGACTACGGATCAGGACTAACGGGGGTTCGAATCCCTCCGTGCCCGCTTCATCAGCCCGCCCCCAGGCGGGTTTTTTGTTGGTCGGCACAACGAGCAATCTACTGAATTTTTGAAACAAGGAATGCAAATTGAATTTTTTATCATTTCTTAACTAAGCATTTGCATATTGATTTTGTATTTTATTGTCGGTTCTCGTATGGTTGCCGTTGCTTGCCTCCTGCTGGAGAGCGGACTGGACGGACGGATCGCTGTTTCAGTGCTTCTGCGACGATTTTTCGATGCGCTTACCGACCAGCGTAGATTCCCGTCTTTCCTAGTTGTTTGAAGTTGGTAGCTCAACTGCAAATCCTCAAATCCTGGAATCTACAACCGTTGCTCCATGTAGGTTTCAGAAATTTTTGTTTCAGAAAATTTCTGCCAGCCTGGCGACAACAACACTGAAATCCTCTGATCAATAAGTAGCTAAAGTAACAAATTGCTGCGATTTTGTTGCACAGAACACTCTTAGTCAAACTTTGTAATGGGTTGACTTTCCAATGGGAAACAGCGCGTGGTAGGTTCATCTGGGCATTCTGCCCGGCCCTCAACAAGAGGTTAAAAGCAAAGCATGTTGTCGAAAATCTGGCCTTCGACACTCAGCCTCGCTCTTGTGGCTGGTGTATTTTCTTGTGCAGCTGCTCTGGCAGCGCCCGTAGGGGACCGCGTGGTTCTTTCCGGCAGTGTCAAACCGTTTTCGGAGCGCGTCCAGGTGCTCGATGCCGCCGATTCAGCTGCATTTATCGAGTTCGATGTCGCCCTCAAGATGCGCAATTACGACACTCTGCGCTCCCGGATCGATCGGGGCGAAGTGCTCGCCAACCGTGAGCTGGAGAGCGATCACTTCCCGCTGGCATCGGACTACAGCTATCTGGTGAACTGGCTGCGCGATCATGGTCTGGCGGTCGAGCGCACCTACTCCAACCGGTTGAGCCTGCGGGTGCGCGGCAGCGTCGCCCAGGTGGCGGAGGTGCTCGGAGTCGAGCTACTCAACGTCAAAGTAGACGGCAAATCGTACATCGCCGCCCGCAACGCCCCTTCGTTGCCTCCTGAACTGACCCGCTTTGTCCTGGGCATCAACGGCCTGCAGCCCTATCAGAAGGCCCATTACCTGAACACGGGCCTCCAGCCCCAGAGCCCAACTTCGCCCTACGTGCCGCCCTACTCGGTGAGCGACATCAAAAAAGCCTACAACGCGACGGGTGTCACCACCACCGGCTCCGGCCAGCGCATTGCGATCTTGATCGACACTTTCCCGAGCGACAGCGATCTGACCAGTTTCTGGTCGGCGAACGGCGTCGGCCAGAGTCTGAGCAACATCGAAAAGATCCAGGCGGTGAGCGGTACCCTGCCGCCCCTTTCTGGCGAGGAGAGCCTCGATGCCCAGTGGACGAGCGGCATCGCCTCGGGAGCAAAAATCCGCATCTATGCAAGCCAGAGCCTCGCGTTTTCTAACCTCGATCAGGCTTTCCAGCGGATCATCAACGACCTGAACGGCGGCACAGCGATCAGCGTGCTATCGATCAGCCTCGGAGCCTGCGAGAAGGATCTTTCCAGCTCACAACTCTCGACCGACAACAACTACCTCTCGACGATCGCCGCCAAGGGCGTGAGCATCTTTGTCTCCAGCGGCGACAGCGGCTCGCAGGGGGGCTGCAGCAGCGGCTCCGGCGTTGACTTTTATGCCAGCAGCCCGAGCGTTACTGGCGTGGGCGGCACCAAGCTCAGCCTCAACTCCTCCGGCAGCGTGACGAGCGAAACCGGCTGGACCGGCAGCGGCGGCGGCAACAGTTCCTTCAGCCGCCCGAGCTGGCAGGTAGGTTCGGGGGTGCCCTCCGGCACGACCCGCCTGGTGCCGGATGTCGCCCTCAACGCCGATCCGAACACCGGCTTTTATGTCGTCGTCAACGGCCAGGTTCAGCAAATTGGCGGCACCAGCGCCTCGGCCCCGACCTGGGCCGGTTTTACGGCTCTGATTAACCAGGGCCGTGCCGCCGCCGGCAAAGGCACCCTCGGTCTACTGAACCCGACTTTGTATCCGCTTCTGGGCACGAGCAACTTCCGCGACATCACCTCGGGCAGCAACGGCGGCTACAGCGCCGCCACGGGCTACGACCGGGTGACGGGCATCGGTGTGCCCAACGTCGGTAACCTCTACACCACCCTGGTCGGCTCCAGTGGCGGTGGCGGCGGTTCCAGCAACCTGCTGGGCAACCCCGGCTTCGAGAACGGTTCGAGCAATCCCTCGCCCTGGGTGACCACGAGCGGGGTGATCGACAGCTCCACCAACCCGCCGCCCCACTCGGGCACCTGGAAAGCCTGGCTGGACGGCTACGGCACCACCCACACCGATACGCTCTACCAGCAGGTGGCGATCCCTTCTAACGTCACCTCCGCCAGCTTGAGCTTCTGGCTCTACATCTCGACTGCCGAGACGACGACCACCACCGCCTACGACACCCTCAAGGTGCAGGTGCGCAACAGCTCCGGGACGGTGCTCGCCACCCTCGCCACCTACTCGAACCTCAACAAGGGCGGCTACGTGCAAAAGAGCTTCAGCCTCTCGGCCTACAAGGGCCAGACTGTCCAGATCTATCTGGTCGGCACCGAGGACAGCTCGCTGCAGACTTCCTTCGTCGTCGATGACTTTGTTCTCAGTACCCAGTAACGGCGAACCGCAATAAACCGCCTGCCCCGTTCGGTTCGAGCGGGGCATTTTTTTTGCAGCAGCGGTCCAGACTGCGTTTAATCTTAAGATCCGTCCTTTTTACTTGCACACGTTCGCACGTTCGCACTCGCAAAAGGGGTACTGGCATGGAACCGGAAGTGACGCGCCGCCGCTGGACTGTCAATATCGCGGGCTATGACAAGCCGCCCCAGATCGCCGTCGGTCTTGAGCCGACCCGGCTGGACGTGGACCCGGCCCGGCGGGGTCTGACCGTCTACGAGTACGACTGGCAGCGGATGATCAAGCTTTCGGCCTCCGAAGCGCTGGAGCTGTTGAACTTCCTGCGCGAGAGCGAAGGGGCCCTCGCTGAGATGGCCCGCGAGGACGCCGCCGCTCTCCTGGAGGCCCAGCGCCAGCTAGCGGAGCGCGCCTGGCAGGCCGAACCTGCCGAAGCTTTTTATCTTGAGCAATAGACCCACCGCTCAGTGGGTGCGCCTGCGCAGGACTTCGAGCAACTTTGTCATCTCAGCCGGCAGGGGCGCTTCAAAACAGAGCCGCTCCCCGCTGAGGGGATGGTCGAAGGCGAGGCGGTAGGCGTGCAGTGCCTGACCTTCGAGGTTGACTGGACTTTTAGCGGAGCCGTAGAGCGGATCGCCCAGTATGGGCCAGCCCTTGTGCAGGCAGTGGACCCGGATCTGGTGGGTGCGGCCCGTCTCCAGGCCAAATTCGACCAGACTAAAATTTCCCAACCTTTCGACCACCCGCCAGCGGGTGATCGCTACTCGGCCCTTCGGTTGGACGGCCATCTTCTGGCGGTGGACCGGGTGGCGACCGATCGGCGCGTCGATCGTGCCTTCGATTTGAGCCGGTGCCCCAGCGACGATTGCCAGATAGTCGCGGCGGGCGGTCTTAGCCTGGATCTGGGCCTGCAGGCTCTGGTGGGCGCGGTCGGTCTTGGCGACGACCAGCAGGCCGGTCGTATCCTTGTCGAGGCGGTGGACGATGCCGGGCCGCTGGGTACCGTTGATGCCCGAAAGATTCTCGCAGTGGGCAAGCAGGGCGTTGACCAGCGTATCGTCGCTGTGGCCGGGAGCCGGGTGGACCACCAGACCCTTTGGCTTGTCGATCACAAGTAACTCGGCATCTTCGTAGATCACATCGAGGGCCATCGCCCGCGCCTCGATACCGGACGGCTCCGGAACCGGGATCGTAAGCTCAAGGGCGTCCCCGGCTCGTACCGGATCGCGGGGCCGGCAGGGCAGGCCGTTGCGCAGCACCAGTCCCCGGTCGATCAGATCTTGAATGCGGCCCCGCGAGAGATCTGTCACCTGCAGCGCCAGCCAGCGGTCGAGCCGCTCACCGGCAGCCTCCGGCGGCACCGCCAGGGTGATCGTCGAAGCAATTTCTGACACCGATTAAACGCACGATCGTTCTACTCGATCTTAAAGGGCAGCGTCAGAGATCGCCGACTGGCCGCCAGTCTCCGGAAGGGATGAACGCCGCCCAATAAAAAGGATGGGCGTACTCCCTGCTCCCCAGCATCCGCAACTGGGCGGTGCGCAGCGCAGCAGCGCGGCCCGCCTGCAAGCTGAGCTGGCGGTAGTAATCTACCATCAGCGCCTTCGTCGGCTCGTCCGCCACCTTCCAGAGGCTCAGCAACTGACTTTCTGCCCCCGCCAGGGTGAGTGCCCGCTTCAGGCCGTAGACGCCCTCGCCGTCCGCCACCTCCCCCAGTCCGGTATCGCAGGCAGAAAGAACGACCAGTTGGGTCCCCTGCAGGTCCAGGCCAGACACTTCGAGGGCGGTGAGCACGCCGTCGTCGCTGCCGCTCTTGCGGGTGTTGAATCCGGCGAGGGCGAGCCCCGAGCGCAACAGCGGGTTTTCGACCCGGCGGGAGGCTCCCAGAAAAAAGCCGTGGGTGGCGATGTGCAGGATGCGCGGGCCATGCACCTGCTTGATCGCACTTTCGGTAGCGGCAGGGCCGCTCAGCAGTTGGGCGGCAGGCAGTTGGGCGGCGATGGCGGCGGCCTCCTCGCGGCTGGCGGGTAGAGCGACAAAGTGCAACTTCGCCAGATCGATCGATCGCAGGTTGGTGGCAGAGGCCGGTTGCGTCGTCGATTGGCTGTCCTGCTCGAAGTCGGGGTTGGCGACGATGAGCGGCGGTTGCTGGGAATGCGAAAGGTGGGCCAGCCGCAGCAGGTCGCGTCCGGAGCCCAGGTAATCGAAGCTGTAGCGCTCCACCAGAAAGTGGTTCTCACCATCGACCAGGGCGGCGAAGGGCACCAGATTCAACTGGCTGTCAGGGGCGATGAGCACCTGCTGCACTGCTCGCAGTTCGCGCTCCAGAGGCTGGACGAGGAGCCGGGCCAGCCGCGCCGCAGCCGGCTTTAATCGCTCCACCGCCAGCGTGCGGTCCCGCACGGCGTCGCGAAAAGCGGCGATCGCCGCCTCGATCGACGCCGCATCGCCCAGGTCTGCCCAGCGCAACCGGCCCCGGCGATCGAGCAGGTAGGCGGCGTAGCGGGGGGGAGCGAAGCGCTCAGAAAGCCGGGTGGCTCTCAGGTTGAGGGGCCGATAGCGCGCCAGCTCGACAAGAAGCGTACCGGCGGGGATCTGTCCCTGCACCGCCTCGGTCGTGGCTGGGACGGACTCGCTCTCGAAGAGGGCGCTGCGGCGGCTGAGCGTTGCTTCCAGCTCTTCGGTGCGCGCCTGGAGGGAGGCGAGTTGGGCCTTGTACTGGGCGGGCGGATTGCTGCCCCCGAAGCCCGCAAAGGTGAGGGTAGCAAGCTGGCTGCGGGTGTCGTTCAGTTCGTCGAGCAGCGATTGCTCCGGTGGATTGAGGTGCCGGCGCAGAACGACCATGTTGCCGCTCGTCGCCTCCAGCACCCGGCCCTTGCGCCGCAGGAGGGTGGTGAGCGCCAGCCTGGCCCATCTGCTGTCCTTCGGTGCGTTCTGCAGGTGCAGCGAGAGGGCAACATCCAGTGACTCTGCGAAGGTGGCGAGGTAAGCGCGCTTCTGGGCCTCGGAGCCGGAGGCGAGGGTGAGGGCCAGGTTGTGCTCCTGAATATCGAGGCTGCGGGCAAGCAGTTGCCTGGATTGGGCCGGATCGCCCTTTCTGGCCGCCAGAATCGCCATGCCAGTCAGCGTGTTGCTCAGCTCGGGGTGAAAAGCGCCTAAAGTTGCTTCGCGGATACTGAGGGCGCGCCGGTACAGGCGCTCACTTCTTGCATACTCGCCCCGGTCGCGGTAGAGGTCCGCCAGGTTGTCGAGGCTGCGGGCCACGTCGGGACTCTGGGGGCCGACCGCTTTTTCGGAGATTGCCATGGCGCGCCGGTACAGCCGCTCCGCTTCCGCAGAGTTGCCTTCTTTTTCAGTCAGGCTCGCCAGGTTGAACAGGCTGGAGGCGACGACCGGGTGCTCGGCTCCGAGTGCTTTTTCTTTGATCGCAAGGGAACGGCGGTAGAGGGGTTCTGCCCGGCTGTAGTCTCCTTGATCTTCGTACAGAAGCGCCAGGTTGTTGAGCACGCGGGCGACCAGGCCGCTCTCGGGGCCAATCGCCTGTTGCCAGATCACCAGAGCCCGCTCGAACAGCGCTTCAGCCTGTGGGTAATTGCCCTCCAGATAATAGACGCCCGCCAGGTTGTTGAGGCTGTTGGCCACGTCGGGGTGGTCGCTGCCCAGGGCTGCCTCCCGCAGGGCAAGCCCCTGCCGGCAGAGGGCTTCTGCTTCGGTGTAGCGGCCCTGTTCTTTGTAGAGCAGTCCGAGATTGTCGAGGGTCTGGGCGATCTCCGGGTTGTCCGGCCCCAGCACTTTCTGGCGGATCGCGAGGGCGCGCAGGTAGGCTGCTTCTGCCTGGGCGTATTGGCCCGCCGAGGAGTACGTATTGGCCAGATTGTTGTAGCTGCGGGCCACATCCAGGTGCTCCGGTCCGAAAGCCTTTGTGCGGATGGCGATGGCGCGCCGGTGAAATGTTTCGGCCTGGGCGTATTGGCCCGCCTCCATATAAAGGTTGCCGAGGTTGTTATACATCTGACCGACCGCCGGATCCTCCGGCCCAAGCAGCGCGGTACGAATCGTGAGGGCGCGCTGCAAAAAAGGTTCCGCCTCGGCGTAGCGGCCCTGCTGATAGTGCAATAGACCCACCAGGCGCAAGGCGGTGGCCACTTCGAGCGAACTGGAACCGGCAGTCTTCTCCCAGAGTGCGAGGGATTGCTGGGCAAGCGGCAGCGCCTCGCCGTACTTACCGGCGTCGAGCAATTTCTGGGCCTGCTCGCCTGAACTCAGAGCCTGCTGCCGCTCGGGAGAAAGGGGCAATTGCTGGCATCCGGCAGGCGAAATAGAGAAAGGGAGGAAACCGAGCACCGATGCCAGCACCAGCGCGAGGGAGAATTTTTTGGACATTGACGCGTTCGGGGAGTTGGGGTCTTCGGCGATCGAAGGTGCTGGTAGAAATTAGAGGGTTCTGCAGCTATTCATGCAGTTCTATTGCACCATCTGCGGCGAGCGGCGGCGATTAAACAGGCGATTAAACAAATGCGGCGGCCCGCTCCCAGCCCAGTCCCTCGCGCACGATCACCGGTTCATCGCCCGTCAGGTCGATCACCGTCGATACCTGGCCGGGGGTGGTCGGTGGGGCAGCGATCGGATCGATTTCAAGGATCAGATCCACCAGCGGATCGAGCGATTCAAACAGTTCGTAGTCGTACTGTGCCGCGCTGCCGTCGCTGAGTCGGGCAGTCGTCGAGATGAGCGGATTGGCCAGCCCCGCAAGCAATGCCTGGCACAGGCGGTTGTCAGGCACCCGGATGCCGGTGGTGCGCCGCTTTGGATCGAGCACCATCTTTGGCAGCACCCTGGTGGCCGGGAGCAAGAACGTGTAGGGGCCAGGGATGAGGTGGCGCATCAGGCGGTAGGCGCTGTCGCTGACGCGGGCGTAGGTGGCCACGTTCGAGAGCGACGGGCACAAAAATGTCAGCGGCTTGTTGTTGCTCAGGCGCTTGATGCGCTGCACCCGCTCGATCGCTGCTTTGCTCGCCAGATCGCAGCCGATCGCGTAGGCCGTGTCGGTGGGATAAAGAATCACCGCTCCGGCTCTCAGCGCCTGGACGATCCTGTCGAGGCGGTCGGGCTGGGGATCTTTGGGATGGAGATAGTACGTGCGCGCCATAGACGATCTGCTCGGCCTGCCGAACTTCAGTATGCGGGATGGAGCGAGCCAGTGAAACCCCACCGGGGTATGGGAACGCACTTGTGGAGCGCGGCCTGCTTGTGTCACGATGCCGGGCATGGGCAAACTTGTGCTGTTTGACATCGACGGAACGATCTTGAACGTCCACGGCGCGGGTTCGCGCTCGCTGCTCGCGGCACTGGAGGAGGTGTTCTCCCAGACGATTCCTGTAGACGGCTACTCGATGAGCGGCAAGACCGACACCCAGATCGTCATCGAGCTGGTGGCGCGGGTGGGTGTACCGGCTGCCGAGGCACTGCCGCTTTTACCTGAAATCTGGCGGCGCTATATCGAACGCTTCGGACCGGCCCTCGCCGCCGTCGAACCCCACGTCTACTCAGGCATCCCAGAACTGCTCGGTGCCCTCAGCCAGAGGCCCGAAGTCCTCGTCGGCCTGCTCACCGGCAACGTCGAAGCGGCTGCCTGGCTCAAATTGCGCCGGGTGGACCTTATCGATCACTTTCAGTTGGGCGCTTTTGGCGATGAATCGCCGGAGCGCTGTCTGCTGCCGGACATTGCCCTCAAAGCGGCCCACGAAAAGACCGGCAAAGCTTTCAGCGGCAAAGACATCGTGATCATCGGCGACACGCCCAACGACATCCTCTGTGGCCGCCACCTGGGTGTGCATTCGATCGCCGTCGCCACTGGCCGCTTCAGCCAGACCGACCTCGCCGCCCACGACCCGGATCACACCTTCGCCGATCTATCCGCTACCAATCAGGTGCTGGAAGCCGTCTTGAGCAGCAGTCCTGCCTGAAGGGTCGATCGACCTATTCTTCCTTGAAGCGAGCCACAGTCAGCAGAAAACCCGGTAAGACCGATTCACCGGAAAGTTCGGTGGGCAGGGAGCGGACCTCCGACGGCACCCCCGGACGATAAATTTCGACCTGCTGTGCCTGGGGATTGAATAGCCAGCCCAGTCGCACGCCGCTGTCCATGTATTCCTGCATCTTTGAATGCAACCATTCCAGTGAGTCGGTGCGTGAGCGCAGCTCCATGACAAAATCTGGGGCGATCGGTGGAAACTTCTGACGGTCTTCCGGACTCAGGGCCAGCCAGCGCGACTGCTCTACCCAGGCCGCATCTGGGGAACGATCGCCACCGTTCGGTAGCCGGAATAGTGTTGAGGAGCTGAAAACCGTCCCCAACCGCGTGCGCCGGTTCCAGAGCCCGAGGTCGATGCCAAATTCCAGTTCACGACTGCCACTATTTCCACCGACGGGTGCCATGACAATCAAGGCTCCTCTGGCATCGCGTTCGAGGGGAATGTCGGGATTGCTGAGACAGAGTTGGTAGAACTGCTCATCGCTCAGCTGCACCCCGCTCATATCCAGAACCAGAGGGAGAGTCAGTAAAGTCATGGAGCGACCCTCGATAGACGCCTTTATCGTATCCGGCCTCTGTAGGGGTTTTGCCCGTTCCTTACTATCCAGCCCGCGCTTCTTGTGAAAGCGGTTGCAATGCTGTAGCTGTCTGTCCACCCGTACAATGGGACATCGCACGAAGGCCACACCATGACGGCTATTTCTCCCCTGCAGGTGAGTCCACCGCTGCGCCAGTGGACGCGAGCAAGCTGGCAGGAATATATAGCTCTACGCGATGCTCCGGTGCAGGAGCGGATGAAACTGGCCTTCGATTGTGGCTGGATGTGGGTGGAGATGGGCGGAGAAGGTATCAATCACGCGGCGGTATGTGACCTGTTCACGATGCTGCTCACCTTCTGGGCCATTCAGCACCCGGAGGAGACGTTCACCTCCCTGGGCCGCTGCCTGCTGGAGAAGCCTGAAACTCAAGCCGCTGCGCCGGATCTGGTGCTTTACAGAGGAGCTGAGTATCCGCGCTGGGAGCCGGGCAGGCCGCGCTGGGTTGATCTCGACCGCACCCGCGTCCCTGATCTGGTCGGAGAAGTATCCGACACCACCCTGGCTTCGGACCTCGACGAACAGAAGCACCTGTACGCCGCTCTCGGCATAGCGGAGTATTGGGTGGTGGATGTGCAGGGACAGCGCGTGTTCGCTTTTCAATTGCAAGCAAACGGACAGTATCAGGCTATCGACACTTCCAGCGCCCTCGCTGGTCTTCCCGTTGGGCTACTGGCAGAAGCGTTGCAGCGGCTGGGGGAGAGTACGAACACGGCTGTAGCCGCCTGGTTTGCTGGGCAGATTGTCAAGTAACTGTGCAGTGGCCATCGATGTGCGGCGATATCTGTACCTTTGCTGGCACCGGAAGCACAAACCCCCATCCACTCAAAACCTGTCCTATCGGACGATAAACAACGTCTGAACTGGCAACCAGATCAGACGCTCGGGCACTCATCGCGCAACGAGTTCAAATCCGTTTCTGTGAGATGGTCGGGAGGTGGAGAAGGATGAGAATACGTGAAAGCGTGTGCGCTCTCGCCCATTATCTGCAGGTACTCCAGGCGTTCTTTGGCCTCCGCCACCGAAGGAATATGGCCTGCAGGAATCCACCATAGAACGTAGTACGAGGCTTCCATGCGTTCAAACCATTCGCGGCGTCGCCGCATGACTTCGCTATGCAGGCTGCGGTAGACATATTCGCGCAGTGCATCCAGGCCCTGCCAGACAGAAAGGTTGACAATGATTCGATCGTCCTGGTAGGGGCGCATGGCAGTGGCATCGCCGGCTTCGGTCCTCAATCGCCAGATGAAGCCGGAGTAAGCATCGGCGAGGGCGTTGATTTCGTCAAGGCGAGCGACAAAGTCCGCCATCACCGGCGAATCGAGGCTCCCTTTCATCCGTCCAATGTTGAACTGGGCCAGATGGTACCTGTGGGATTGCATAGCTGTGTTTCCCAGATCGAGAGCTACTCTAAGTAGATGGAGCTAGATAAGCATAAGGTTTTGGGCTGGAGTGGGGGAAGCGGATTTTTGAGTACTTCTAAAACCGTCCCCACCCCTCCACACCCCCCCTGCCCCCCGCTCTCCTCCCCTGCCCCGCTGGGCAGAGGAGAAGAGGGGGGGTTCACTGTAACTGGGCTGCAGAGGGGATGGGTGAAGTCAGTTGCAGACTCGACTTATTTTTCTTCTGCTGCAAGGGACGTAGGGCTGCTTGGAGCTGACGTTGAATGACCTTCGGTTACTTAGCAGTTTGAATTTGCAACCAGAGCCGATTTAACTGCGGGCAAGCCAGCGGGCTGCGTCCTTGGCGTGGTAGGTGAGGAGCAGATCTGCGCCGGCCCGCTTCATAGATAGGAGCGTTTCGAGTACCACCCGCTCTTCATCGATCCAGCCATTGAGGCTGGCGGCTTTGACCATCGCGTACTCGCCCGAGACGTTGTAGGCGGCTAGAGGCAGGTTGGTCGCCGCTTTCACCTGCTGGATGATGTCGAGGTAGGCGAGGGCTGGTTTGACCATCAGCATGTCGGCTCCCTCGGCAACGTCGAGGGCGACTTCTTTGAGCGCCTCGCGGCTGTTGGCTGGGTCCATCTGGTAGGTGCGCCGGTCGCCAAACTGCGGTGTCGATTCGGCGGCATCCCGAAATGGACCGTAGTAGGCCGAGGCGTACTTGGCGGCGTAAGAAAGGACGGGAGTGTCGGTAAAACCAGCCTCGTCGAGGGCGGTGCGGATCGCCCGCACCATGCCGTCCATCATCCCAGAAGGAGCGATGATGTCTGCTCCTGCCTGGGCCTGGGCGACGGCTGTCCTGCCCAACAGTTCTAGAGTCGGATCGTTGAGGACGTGGCCTACCGCGTCCGCCTCGGCGATCACGCCGCAGTGGCCGTGGTCCGTGTACTCGCACAGGCAGGTGTCGGCGATCACCACCAGTTGCGGCAGCGCTTCTTTAAGGGCACTGCTCGCCTGCTGAACGATGCCGTGGTCGTGCCAGGCTCCGGTTGCACCGGCGTCCTTCTGCTCGGGGATGCCAAAAAGAATCACCGACGGAATGCCCAGATCCAGCACTTCGCGCGCTTCTTCGACGGCTTTGTCGATCGAGAGCTGGAAGACGCCGGGCATCGAACTCACCTCGCGGGCAAAGCCGCTGCCGGGCACGACAAAAATCGGGCTGACCAGATCGTCGGTGCGCAGGTGATTTTCGCGCACCATCCGGCGCAGCACAGGCGAGGTGCGCAGGCGACG harbors:
- the rpiB gene encoding ribose 5-phosphate isomerase B, whose product is MKLVIGSDHGAYELKEELKQWLSAHDYSFEDVGTFNGERCDYPQVARTVAQKIQSGEANRGILLCGTGIGISIAANKFAGIRAALAHDHYTAKMSREHNDANVLAMGGRVLGPEVAKDVLATWLTTEFEGERHQRRLDQIQSFETVQTRQPVPS
- a CDS encoding alpha/beta hydrolase; translated protein: MRRRTVLAGLSASGAALTRTTAEAGSVPRARNVVLVHGAYADGSSWADVIGLLQREGLKVASVQNPLTSLADDVAATRRVLALQDGPTVLAAHSWGGTVISEAGMDPKVSALVYVAARAPDANEDYAALAKRFPTPPANAGLVYSGGFGQLSEEAFLRDFAGGVDPARAQVLYAVQGRISDELFSGKTTVAAWRSKPCWYAVSRQDRTTAPELERFLAERMKAKTIELNSSHLSLVTQPQAIANLILEAAGLRG
- a CDS encoding S53 family peptidase, whose amino-acid sequence is MVLSGSVKPFSERVQVLDAADSAAFIEFDVALKMRNYDTLRSRIDRGEVLANRELESDHFPLASDYSYLVNWLRDHGLAVERTYSNRLSLRVRGSVAQVAEVLGVELLNVKVDGKSYIAARNAPSLPPELTRFVLGINGLQPYQKAHYLNTGLQPQSPTSPYVPPYSVSDIKKAYNATGVTTTGSGQRIAILIDTFPSDSDLTSFWSANGVGQSLSNIEKIQAVSGTLPPLSGEESLDAQWTSGIASGAKIRIYASQSLAFSNLDQAFQRIINDLNGGTAISVLSISLGACEKDLSSSQLSTDNNYLSTIAAKGVSIFVSSGDSGSQGGCSSGSGVDFYASSPSVTGVGGTKLSLNSSGSVTSETGWTGSGGGNSSFSRPSWQVGSGVPSGTTRLVPDVALNADPNTGFYVVVNGQVQQIGGTSASAPTWAGFTALINQGRAAAGKGTLGLLNPTLYPLLGTSNFRDITSGSNGGYSAATGYDRVTGIGVPNVGNLYTTLVGSSGGGGGSSNLLGNPGFENGSSNPSPWVTTSGVIDSSTNPPPHSGTWKAWLDGYGTTHTDTLYQQVAIPSNVTSASLSFWLYISTAETTTTTAYDTLKVQVRNSSGTVLATLATYSNLNKGGYVQKSFSLSAYKGQTVQIYLVGTEDSSLQTSFVVDDFVLSTQ
- a CDS encoding RluA family pseudouridine synthase, whose protein sequence is MSEIASTITLAVPPEAAGERLDRWLALQVTDLSRGRIQDLIDRGLVLRNGLPCRPRDPVRAGDALELTIPVPEPSGIEARAMALDVIYEDAELLVIDKPKGLVVHPAPGHSDDTLVNALLAHCENLSGINGTQRPGIVHRLDKDTTGLLVVAKTDRAHQSLQAQIQAKTARRDYLAIVAGAPAQIEGTIDAPIGRHPVHRQKMAVQPKGRVAITRWRVVERLGNFSLVEFGLETGRTHQIRVHCLHKGWPILGDPLYGSAKSPVNLEGQALHAYRLAFDHPLSGERLCFEAPLPAEMTKLLEVLRRRTH